A portion of the Acidobacteriaceae bacterium genome contains these proteins:
- the msrP gene encoding protein-methionine-sulfoxide reductase catalytic subunit MsrP, with the protein MLIRTTQEIPSSEITPRDTVRAFQRSRREVLMGMGAVAGAALLPAKAFALNKLAVTPNGKYVVNEQMTPQGKAQSYNNFYEFGTDKSDPSENAGSLHTRPWTIKIEGLIQKPLTFDIDTVLRYRPLEQRVYRFRCVEAWSMVIPWDGYPLAELIKAANPLPSAKFVQFVSLADSKQEKLPSGFDWPYVEGLRMDEAMNPLTLLTFGSYGETLANQQGAPIRVIVPWKYGFKSAKSIVKIRFTDKQPDTTWNQMAPSEYGFYSNVNPYVDHPRWSQAHERRLDSTNSLFPKTIPTLPFNGYGNEVAGLYAGMDLKKFF; encoded by the coding sequence ATGCTGATCAGAACAACCCAGGAAATTCCTTCCAGCGAAATTACTCCGAGGGACACGGTGCGGGCGTTTCAGCGCAGCCGCCGCGAAGTGCTGATGGGCATGGGCGCTGTGGCAGGAGCCGCGCTGCTTCCTGCTAAGGCCTTCGCACTCAACAAGCTCGCCGTCACGCCGAACGGCAAGTACGTCGTAAACGAGCAGATGACACCGCAGGGCAAGGCCCAGAGCTACAACAACTTTTACGAGTTCGGCACGGACAAGAGCGATCCCTCGGAGAACGCTGGCTCGCTGCACACGCGGCCGTGGACGATCAAGATCGAAGGGCTGATTCAGAAGCCGCTCACCTTCGATATCGACACCGTGCTGCGCTATCGCCCGCTCGAGCAGCGCGTCTACCGCTTCCGCTGCGTCGAGGCGTGGTCGATGGTGATCCCGTGGGACGGCTATCCGCTCGCTGAACTCATCAAGGCCGCTAACCCTTTGCCCAGCGCGAAGTTCGTGCAGTTTGTCTCTCTCGCAGACTCTAAGCAGGAGAAGCTGCCCAGCGGCTTTGACTGGCCCTACGTCGAAGGCCTGCGTATGGACGAAGCGATGAATCCGCTGACGCTGCTGACCTTCGGCAGCTACGGAGAAACGCTCGCGAACCAGCAGGGCGCACCGATCCGCGTGATCGTGCCGTGGAAGTACGGCTTCAAGAGCGCGAAGTCGATCGTGAAGATTCGCTTTACGGACAAGCAGCCGGATACGACGTGGAACCAGATGGCTCCCAGCGAGTACGGCTTCTACTCCAACGTGAACCCGTACGTTGACCACCCGCGCTGGTCGCAGGCGCATGAACGCCGCCTTGACTCCACCAACAGCCTCTTCCCGAAGACGATCCCGACGCTGCCCTTCAACGGCTATGGCAATGAAGTCGCCGGGCTGTATGCTGGGATGGATCTCAAGAAATTTTTCTAG
- a CDS encoding sulfoxide reductase heme-binding subunit YedZ translates to MPSKAIPWLKAVVHVLCLLPFLKLLQMYHSGALVELTDPVQYMTHFTGNWALWILLADLAITPLRRLSPKLGWLIRFRRMVGLYAFFYATLHLLIYVFLFSGYDVPTALEGLKAHHYGEPFHQLSLVWPTIWDDLLKRKFIQVGLLTWTILLALTITSPQRVLRAMGGKNWQRLHRLVYLAGFLALMHFWWSVKAGVKAPMADTIVFFALMLARIAWTLIKKYKKRPVLKPA, encoded by the coding sequence ATGCCGTCCAAAGCGATCCCCTGGCTGAAGGCCGTCGTGCATGTACTTTGTCTGCTGCCGTTCTTGAAGCTGCTGCAGATGTATCACTCGGGCGCGCTCGTCGAGCTCACCGACCCTGTGCAGTACATGACGCACTTCACCGGCAACTGGGCGCTCTGGATTCTGCTGGCCGATCTTGCCATCACACCGCTGCGCCGCCTGTCACCGAAGCTCGGCTGGCTGATCCGCTTCCGTCGCATGGTGGGGCTCTACGCGTTCTTCTACGCGACGTTGCATCTGCTCATCTACGTCTTCCTTTTCTCGGGCTATGACGTTCCGACAGCGTTGGAAGGTCTGAAAGCGCACCACTACGGCGAGCCTTTCCACCAGCTTTCGCTGGTCTGGCCGACGATTTGGGACGATCTGCTGAAGCGCAAGTTCATCCAGGTCGGCCTGCTCACCTGGACGATTCTCCTGGCCCTGACCATCACCAGCCCGCAACGCGTCCTGCGAGCGATGGGCGGCAAGAACTGGCAGCGGTTGCACCGTCTGGTGTATCTCGCTGGCTTCCTCGCGCTCATGCACTTCTGGTGGTCGGTGAAGGCTGGCGTCAAGGCGCCGATGGCCGACACCATCGTGTTTTTTGCGCTCATGCTCGCTCGTATTGCCTGGACGCTGATCAAAAAGTACAAAAAACGCCCTGTGTTGAAGCCCGCCTAA
- a CDS encoding DUF1800 family protein: protein MKLIPLALVLSSMVASGAIAHSQMMTDAATQQDAPSMQNEAPPPTPAQMHAAQTFAGKSKAAFPPKPAAHAELASLSQRERAVQLLNRFAYGPRPGDVDRVLAMGTDKWLEQQLNPDSYKDAALTKRLADFPTLNMSPSSAMAVYPFVSQVNMTSDGKIPFPADPLTNAVMEVQVAKYQASRTHRAPDGTVVPKPILSDDEIAAKKKQEKEAATRLAAGLLVLPKNERMAAIVKMPVDDRIALTRNGSLSGEQRRMLFADFNPRERETFIAMSGETNSAYFLRDELSQARMLRDILSERQLEQVMTNFWFNHFNVYMPKDGDQWYTASYERDVIRKNALGKFSDLLLATAESPAMMVYLDNYQSIGPDSLANGVDPKNPNSKRGNKGLNENYGREVMELHTLSVNGGYSQADVTTLSAILTGWGVDRANQGGGFAFDPRRHEPGPKYWLGYRIDDDGMATKLKPGDPIPKQAFGPSDDVATAASMKQGITALKILAASPKTAHFVSYLMAQYFLADTPPDALVARLEKTYMDSDGDIKAMLRTLAHSPEFNARQYFHNKVKTPEEFVASAFRATATTPDNPSQLVNSIKELGEPLYAKLEPTGYYLTADVWMNSNALKDRLNFSYNLTTGRYGGQKFDAPKLLAIGLMTPSGAGQIAAPQPMPASSPVSATHAAPAKRVAWAGEEQQAAPMQKPAPATLSTGSQVTMRVLEATMMGTPVSSQTNQLIQAEMVRQGEGDPVQALNVLSALVMGSPEFQLR from the coding sequence ATGAAGCTGATTCCGCTGGCGTTAGTTCTTTCGAGCATGGTGGCATCGGGTGCGATCGCGCACTCGCAAATGATGACCGACGCGGCGACGCAGCAGGACGCGCCGTCGATGCAGAATGAGGCGCCACCTCCGACGCCGGCGCAGATGCATGCAGCCCAGACTTTCGCGGGCAAGAGCAAGGCCGCGTTCCCTCCGAAGCCTGCAGCCCACGCTGAGTTGGCTTCGTTGAGCCAGCGTGAACGCGCCGTACAACTGCTCAATCGCTTCGCCTACGGTCCGCGCCCCGGCGACGTCGACCGCGTCCTTGCCATGGGTACGGACAAGTGGCTGGAGCAGCAGCTTAATCCCGATAGCTACAAGGACGCCGCTCTCACGAAACGTCTGGCTGATTTCCCCACGTTGAACATGTCTCCAAGCAGCGCGATGGCGGTTTATCCGTTCGTGTCGCAGGTGAACATGACTTCGGACGGCAAGATTCCTTTTCCGGCTGATCCGCTGACGAACGCCGTGATGGAGGTGCAGGTGGCGAAGTATCAGGCTTCGCGAACGCACCGTGCGCCCGATGGCACGGTGGTACCCAAGCCCATCCTGAGTGACGACGAGATTGCCGCAAAGAAGAAGCAGGAGAAGGAAGCCGCAACGCGGCTTGCGGCTGGTCTGCTGGTGTTGCCGAAGAATGAGCGGATGGCGGCGATCGTGAAGATGCCGGTCGACGATCGCATCGCGCTCACCCGCAACGGCAGCCTGAGCGGTGAGCAGCGTCGGATGCTCTTTGCCGACTTCAACCCGCGCGAACGCGAGACCTTCATCGCCATGAGCGGAGAGACGAACTCGGCCTACTTCCTTCGCGACGAGCTTTCGCAGGCACGGATGCTGCGCGACATCCTGAGCGAGCGGCAACTCGAGCAGGTGATGACGAACTTCTGGTTCAACCACTTCAACGTCTACATGCCGAAGGACGGCGACCAGTGGTACACCGCCAGCTATGAGCGCGATGTGATTCGCAAGAACGCGCTGGGCAAGTTCAGCGACCTGCTGCTGGCCACAGCGGAGTCTCCGGCGATGATGGTTTATCTCGACAACTATCAGTCGATCGGTCCTGATTCACTGGCGAACGGCGTCGATCCGAAGAACCCGAACAGCAAGCGCGGTAACAAGGGATTGAACGAAAACTACGGCCGTGAGGTGATGGAACTTCACACGCTGAGCGTCAACGGCGGCTACTCGCAGGCAGACGTTACAACGCTCTCGGCGATCCTCACCGGCTGGGGTGTGGACCGCGCCAACCAGGGCGGCGGCTTCGCGTTTGACCCAAGGCGGCATGAACCCGGGCCGAAGTACTGGCTCGGTTACCGCATCGATGACGACGGCATGGCCACGAAGTTGAAGCCAGGCGATCCGATTCCGAAGCAGGCCTTTGGGCCGAGCGATGACGTTGCCACCGCCGCCAGCATGAAGCAGGGAATTACTGCGCTGAAGATACTGGCGGCAAGCCCGAAGACCGCGCACTTTGTCTCTTACCTCATGGCGCAGTACTTCCTTGCGGACACACCTCCAGACGCGCTTGTGGCGCGGCTTGAGAAGACCTACATGGACTCCGATGGCGACATCAAAGCGATGTTACGTACGCTCGCGCACTCGCCCGAGTTCAACGCCAGGCAGTACTTCCACAACAAGGTGAAGACGCCGGAAGAGTTCGTCGCCTCTGCGTTTCGTGCAACGGCGACGACGCCCGACAATCCATCGCAGCTCGTGAACTCGATCAAAGAGTTGGGCGAGCCGCTCTACGCCAAGCTGGAGCCGACGGGCTACTACCTGACGGCAGATGTCTGGATGAACTCCAACGCGTTGAAGGACCGTTTGAACTTTAGCTACAACCTCACGACCGGCCGTTACGGCGGACAGAAGTTCGATGCGCCGAAGCTGCTGGCGATCGGTCTGATGACGCCTTCAGGAGCCGGGCAGATCGCCGCTCCGCAGCCGATGCCAGCCTCCTCGCCAGTATCGGCTACGCACGCTGCGCCTGCAAAGCGTGTGGCATGGGCCGGGGAAGAACAGCAGGCCGCACCCATGCAAAAGCCCGCTCCTGCAACGTTGAGTACGGGATCTCAGGTAACGATGCGCGTGCTTGAAGCCACGATGATGGGGACGCCTGTCTCGTCGCAGACCAACCAGTTGATTCAGGCCGAGATGGTTCGCCAGGGCGAAGGCGATCCCGTGCAGGCGCTCAACGTATTGTCTGCGTTGGTCATGGGCTCACCGGAGTTCCAGTTGCGTTAG